From Callithrix jacchus isolate 240 chromosome 3, calJac240_pri, whole genome shotgun sequence, a single genomic window includes:
- the LOC144581736 gene encoding uncharacterized protein LOC144581736 isoform X3, whose amino-acid sequence MTDTKLLRHSLDSAASLKPQKRRELVVPGGGYTRRPPHAAPTPIARPPQTCSRPPCSPPGRPQDIWGDVKSVVTRKKSVSPRAVKVSSPHARSPPAAPVTYPQSSRRLRCQRARGSRSHWI is encoded by the exons ATGACTGATACAAAGTTGCTGCGACACAGCCTGGACTCGGCAGCTTCCTTAAAGCCGCAGAAGCGGCGGGAGCTTGTGGTGCCGGGCGGTGGCTACACCAGGCGGCCTCCGCAcgctgcccccacccccatcgCTCGACCGCCCCAAACTTGCTCACGTCCACCCTGCTCTCCTCCTGGCCGACCCCAGGATATCTGGGGAGATGTGAAAAGTGTGGTGACGCGGAAGAAGTCGGTTTCTCCGCGAGCAGTCAAAGTGTCGTCCCCTCACGCTCGCTCTCCACCTGCAGCGCCAG TTACCTATCCGCAGAGCAGTCGCAGACTTCGCTGCCAGCGAGCAAGAGGATCACGTTCTCACTGGATTTGA
- the LOC144581736 gene encoding uncharacterized protein LOC144581736 isoform X1 translates to MTDTKLLRHSLDSAASLKPQKRRELVVPGGGYTRRPPHAAPTPIARPPQTCSRPPCSPPGRPQDIWGDVKSVVTRKKSVSPRAVKVSSPHARSPPAAPEQSQTSLPASKRITFSLDLNLLVLTVLEKPFKRSVPPIP, encoded by the exons ATGACTGATACAAAGTTGCTGCGACACAGCCTGGACTCGGCAGCTTCCTTAAAGCCGCAGAAGCGGCGGGAGCTTGTGGTGCCGGGCGGTGGCTACACCAGGCGGCCTCCGCAcgctgcccccacccccatcgCTCGACCGCCCCAAACTTGCTCACGTCCACCCTGCTCTCCTCCTGGCCGACCCCAGGATATCTGGGGAGATGTGAAAAGTGTGGTGACGCGGAAGAAGTCGGTTTCTCCGCGAGCAGTCAAAGTGTCGTCCCCTCACGCTCGCTCTCCACCTGCAGCGCCAG AGCAGTCGCAGACTTCGCTGCCAGCGAGCAAGAGGATCACGTTCTCACTGGATTTGAATTTGCTTGTTTTAACCGTGCTGGAAAAGCCCTTTAAACGCAGCGTTCCTCCCATCCCTTAG
- the LOC144581681 gene encoding uncharacterized protein LOC144581681 produces the protein MHAPASALPAAQQSPLRRPRRRLRGASTEGGECRDPSPSARGAPRAPASPGAPPRPRAGPGRHLRRRESERGVTRPGGLQAARGHAAGGGGRKGEPGSQDSPAPAAPLRSLPGVPRPHPGHADQHVRRYVCVCLCVRACSRALAGLRGA, from the exons ATGCACGCACCCGCTTCAGCCCTCCCCGCAGCTCAGCAAAGTCCG CTCAGACGCCCGCGGAGGCGGCTCCGCGGGGCGAGCACGGAAGGGGGCGAGTGCCGGGACCCCTCCCCCTCCGCTCGCGGCGCGCCGCGCGCCCCCGCGTCGCCTGGCGCGCCCCCGCGCCCTCGCGCCGGCCCGGGCAGACACCTACGCAGACGCGAAAGTGAAAGGGGGGTGACCCGGCCCGGCGGGCTACAGGCGGCGCGCGGGCACGCGGCAGGGGGCGGAGGACGGAAGGGTGAACCGGGTTCCCAGGATTCTCCCGCGCCCGCTGCTCCTCTGCGGAGCCTCCCCGGAGTCCCACGTCCCCACCCCGGCCACGCAGATCAGCACGTCAGGAGATATGTATGCGTGTGcttgtgtgtgcgcgcgtgttcACGCGCACTCGCGGGTTTGCGAG
- the LOC144581736 gene encoding uncharacterized protein LOC144581736 isoform X2 produces the protein MTDTKLLRHSLDSAASLKPQKRRELVVPGGGYTRRPPHAAPTPIARPPQTCSRPPCSPPGRPQDIWGDVKSVVTRKKSVSPRAVKVSSPHARSPPAAPVADFAASEQEDHVLTGFEFACFNRAGKAL, from the exons ATGACTGATACAAAGTTGCTGCGACACAGCCTGGACTCGGCAGCTTCCTTAAAGCCGCAGAAGCGGCGGGAGCTTGTGGTGCCGGGCGGTGGCTACACCAGGCGGCCTCCGCAcgctgcccccacccccatcgCTCGACCGCCCCAAACTTGCTCACGTCCACCCTGCTCTCCTCCTGGCCGACCCCAGGATATCTGGGGAGATGTGAAAAGTGTGGTGACGCGGAAGAAGTCGGTTTCTCCGCGAGCAGTCAAAGTGTCGTCCCCTCACGCTCGCTCTCCACCTGCAGCGCCAG TCGCAGACTTCGCTGCCAGCGAGCAAGAGGATCACGTTCTCACTGGATTTGAATTTGCTTGTTTTAACCGTGCTGGAAAAGCCCTTTAA